One segment of Sphingomonas qomolangmaensis DNA contains the following:
- a CDS encoding PHA/PHB synthase family protein codes for MAEPTAPPAAPSLQELQHWTGVLGRAQQMMMEAGIDMMAQLPAAKAAPAFPAMFDPAQAMRAGAAFWTDTLELWQRFLDPAHAVRAEESPEHARDRRFRAPQWREDPVFDFLRQSYFLIADHMVKGVDSLEGVEPRQKEQIRFATQGFIDAMSPTNFPATNPEVIEKIVETRGENLLKGLQNMLADIAKGQMTQSDTSAFELGRNLAMTPGKVVRRTPLYELIHYAPATKQVFETPLVIFPPWINRFYILDLTAEKSFIRWAVEQGLSVFVVSWRSADASMKDVVWDDYVERGQIDAIDTVRELLGVEGVHAIGYCVAGTTLAATLALLTARGEADKLKTATFFTTQVDFAEAGELSLFVGDEQLKMIDSLSSDGYLDGRYMATTFNLLRGRDLIWNYVTNNYLLGADYAPFDLLHWNADVTNLPAKWHQSYLTDLYRDNKLVMPGAMQIAGTPIDLSTVKTPSYIQAGREDHIAPAHSVWKITDHFTGPLRFVLAGSGHIAGVVNPPSANKYQYWTNEAKVSSLAEFVAGATETKGSWWPDWLQWIEAADATRVAARGARIPGKGKLQALADAPGEYVKTR; via the coding sequence ATGGCCGAACCCACCGCTCCCCCCGCGGCCCCCAGCCTGCAAGAGCTGCAACATTGGACCGGGGTGCTCGGCCGCGCGCAGCAGATGATGATGGAGGCGGGCATCGACATGATGGCGCAGCTTCCCGCCGCCAAGGCCGCCCCCGCCTTCCCCGCGATGTTTGACCCCGCACAGGCGATGCGCGCGGGCGCCGCCTTCTGGACCGACACGCTGGAGCTGTGGCAGCGCTTCCTCGACCCCGCGCACGCGGTGCGGGCGGAGGAAAGCCCCGAACACGCCAGGGACCGGCGCTTCAGGGCGCCGCAATGGCGCGAAGACCCGGTCTTCGACTTTCTGCGGCAGAGCTATTTCCTGATTGCCGATCACATGGTGAAGGGCGTCGATTCGCTCGAGGGCGTCGAGCCGCGCCAGAAGGAGCAGATCCGCTTCGCCACCCAGGGCTTCATCGACGCGATGAGCCCGACCAACTTCCCCGCCACCAATCCCGAGGTGATCGAGAAGATCGTCGAAACGCGCGGCGAGAATCTGCTCAAGGGGCTGCAGAACATGCTCGCCGACATCGCCAAGGGGCAGATGACGCAGAGCGACACCTCGGCGTTCGAGCTCGGGCGCAACCTGGCGATGACGCCGGGCAAGGTGGTGCGCCGCACGCCGCTGTACGAGCTGATCCACTATGCACCCGCGACCAAGCAGGTCTTCGAAACCCCGCTGGTGATCTTCCCGCCCTGGATCAACCGTTTCTACATCCTCGACCTGACCGCCGAGAAGAGCTTCATCCGCTGGGCGGTCGAGCAGGGCCTGAGCGTGTTCGTCGTGTCGTGGCGCTCGGCCGATGCGTCGATGAAGGACGTCGTCTGGGACGATTATGTCGAGCGCGGGCAGATCGATGCGATCGACACGGTGCGCGAGCTGCTCGGCGTCGAGGGCGTGCATGCGATCGGTTATTGCGTCGCGGGCACCACGCTTGCGGCGACGCTGGCGCTGCTGACCGCGCGCGGCGAGGCCGACAAGCTGAAGACCGCGACCTTCTTCACCACCCAGGTCGATTTCGCCGAGGCGGGCGAGCTCAGCCTGTTCGTCGGCGACGAGCAGCTCAAGATGATCGATTCGCTCTCGAGCGACGGCTATCTCGACGGGCGCTACATGGCGACCACCTTCAACCTGCTGCGCGGCCGCGACCTGATCTGGAACTATGTCACCAACAATTATCTGCTCGGCGCCGATTATGCGCCGTTCGACCTGCTCCACTGGAATGCCGACGTCACCAACCTGCCGGCGAAGTGGCATCAAAGCTATCTGACCGACCTGTATCGCGACAACAAGCTGGTGATGCCCGGCGCGATGCAGATCGCGGGCACGCCGATCGACCTGTCGACGGTTAAGACCCCCAGCTACATCCAGGCGGGACGCGAAGATCATATCGCACCGGCGCATAGCGTCTGGAAGATCACCGACCATTTCACCGGGCCGCTGCGCTTCGTGCTCGCGGGATCGGGACATATCGCGGGGGTGGTGAACCCGCCGAGCGCCAACAAATACCAATATTGGACCAACGAAGCCAAGGTGTCGTCGCTCGCCGAGTTCGTCGCGGGTGCGACCGAAACCAAGGGGAGCTGGTGGCCCGATTGGCTGCAGTGGATCGAAGCCGCCGATGCGACGCGAGTCGCAGCACGCGGCGCGCGCATTCCCGGCAAGGGCAAGCTGCAGGCGCTGGCCGATGCTCCCGGCGAGTATGTGAAAACGCGCTGA
- a CDS encoding LL-diaminopimelate aminotransferase, whose amino-acid sequence MSDEFYRIKRLPPYVIAEVNAMRAQARSGGEDIIDLGMGNPDLPPPQHVIDKLCEVARKPDAHGYSQSKGIPGLRKAQANYYGRRFGVELDPETEVVVTMGSKEGLSSLATAITGPGDVVLAPNPSYPIHTFGFIIAGAAIRSVPTTPDEEYFRSLERAMAFTVPRPSVLVVGYPSNPTAETVDLAFYERLVAWARENKVWVLSDLAYSELYYDGNPTRSILEVPGAKDVAVEFTSLSKTYSMAGWRMGFAVGNQKLIAALTRVKSYLDYGAFTPIQAAACAALNGPQDIVAANRALYHKRRDVLVESFGRAGWDIPAPRASMFAWAPLPPALREMGSLEFSKQLLTHAQVAVAPGVGYGEDGEGYVRIAMVENEQRLRQAARNVKKYLQSMGVNTPTTKVG is encoded by the coding sequence ATGTCCGACGAATTCTACCGCATCAAACGCTTGCCGCCTTATGTCATCGCCGAGGTCAACGCGATGCGGGCGCAGGCGCGCAGCGGTGGCGAGGACATTATCGACCTGGGCATGGGCAATCCCGACCTGCCGCCGCCGCAGCATGTGATCGACAAATTGTGCGAAGTCGCGCGCAAGCCCGACGCGCATGGCTATTCGCAGTCGAAGGGAATCCCCGGCCTCCGCAAGGCGCAGGCCAATTACTACGGTCGCCGTTTCGGGGTCGAGCTTGATCCCGAGACCGAAGTCGTCGTCACGATGGGATCGAAGGAAGGGCTTTCGAGCCTGGCCACCGCGATCACCGGGCCGGGCGATGTCGTGCTGGCGCCCAACCCCTCCTATCCGATCCACACCTTTGGCTTCATCATCGCAGGCGCCGCGATCCGCAGCGTACCGACGACCCCCGACGAGGAGTATTTCCGCTCGCTCGAGCGCGCGATGGCGTTCACCGTGCCGCGCCCCAGCGTGCTGGTCGTGGGCTACCCCTCGAACCCCACCGCCGAGACGGTCGATCTCGCCTTTTACGAGCGGCTGGTCGCCTGGGCGCGCGAGAACAAGGTGTGGGTGCTCAGCGACCTTGCCTATTCCGAGCTCTATTATGACGGCAACCCGACGCGATCGATCCTCGAGGTGCCCGGCGCCAAGGATGTCGCGGTCGAATTCACCTCGCTGTCGAAGACCTATTCGATGGCGGGCTGGCGGATGGGCTTCGCGGTCGGCAACCAGAAGCTGATCGCGGCGCTGACGCGGGTCAAATCCTATCTCGATTACGGCGCGTTCACGCCGATCCAGGCGGCGGCCTGCGCCGCGCTCAACGGCCCGCAGGACATCGTCGCGGCGAACCGCGCGCTGTACCACAAGCGCCGCGACGTGCTGGTCGAATCCTTCGGCCGCGCGGGCTGGGACATTCCCGCGCCGCGCGCGTCGATGTTCGCCTGGGCGCCGCTGCCGCCCGCGCTGCGCGAGATGGGCAGCCTCGAATTCTCCAAGCAGCTCCTAACCCATGCCCAGGTCGCGGTGGCGCCGGGGGTCGGCTATGGCGAGGACGGCGAAGGCTATGTGCGGATCGCGATGGTCGAGAACGAACAACGGCTGCGCCAGGCGGCGCGCAACGTGAAGAAATATCTCCAGTCGATGGGGGTAAATACGCCGACGACCAAGGTGGGGTAA
- a CDS encoding winged helix-turn-helix transcriptional regulator, whose product MNEKIREPLRALATACSLPAALEAMGERWSFMILRASFNGLHHFEEYQAELGIARNILANRLGRLVDHGILARRPMDDDRRKVEYRLTEKGYALLPTMVALRQWGERWETGTPASPVLVDARDRKPIAPVQVMSHDGRVLNKKGDMEWSLPEDVRDADAKLKAAG is encoded by the coding sequence ATGAACGAGAAAATCCGCGAGCCGCTCCGCGCTCTGGCGACTGCCTGCAGCCTGCCCGCCGCGCTCGAAGCCATGGGCGAACGCTGGTCGTTCATGATCCTGCGCGCCAGCTTTAACGGGCTGCATCATTTCGAGGAATATCAGGCCGAGCTCGGGATCGCACGCAACATCCTGGCCAACCGCTTGGGCCGGCTGGTCGATCACGGCATCCTGGCGCGGCGGCCGATGGACGATGATCGCCGGAAGGTGGAATATCGGCTGACCGAAAAGGGCTATGCGCTACTGCCGACGATGGTGGCGCTGCGCCAATGGGGCGAGCGCTGGGAAACGGGCACTCCCGCTTCGCCGGTGCTGGTCGACGCCCGCGACCGCAAGCCGATCGCGCCGGTGCAGGTGATGAGCCATGACGGGCGGGTGCTGAACAAGAAAGGCGACATGGAATGGTCGCTACCCGAAGATGTGCGCGACGCCGACGCCAAGCTGAAGGCGGCGGGGTAA
- a CDS encoding CC_3452 family protein, giving the protein MRTILSASAVIMLALAVPAVAQGQGYYAAVPATPAVGKKLVTRDTIWRCGDSGCGAPKSATRPAILCELLVREVGSLQSFSVAGTAFDADALARCNAGAE; this is encoded by the coding sequence ATGCGCACCATCCTATCGGCTTCGGCCGTCATCATGCTCGCCCTCGCCGTTCCCGCTGTGGCGCAGGGCCAAGGCTATTATGCCGCGGTTCCTGCCACCCCCGCGGTCGGCAAGAAGCTGGTCACCCGCGACACGATCTGGCGCTGCGGCGACAGCGGCTGCGGCGCGCCCAAATCGGCGACGCGCCCGGCGATCCTGTGCGAGCTGCTGGTACGCGAAGTCGGTTCGCTGCAGTCGTTCAGCGTCGCCGGCACCGCCTTCGACGCCGATGCGCTCGCCAGGTGCAACGCCGGCGCCGAATGA
- a CDS encoding RelA/SpoT family protein: MLRQYELVDRVLSYDPNANEALLNRAYVFSMHAHGSQKRASGDPYFSHPIEVAGILTDLHLDDETIATAILHDTIEDTVATPEEILAKFGPAVARMVDGVTKLSKIEAQTESQRAAENLRKFLLAMSDDIRVLLVKLADRLHNMRTLHHIAKPEKRRRIAKETMDIYAPLAERIGMYEFMKEMQTLAFRELEPEAYESITRRLTALKEGGERIGKIGAGLEQLLSRVGIEAAVSGREKHPYSIWRKMSERHVSLDQLSDIMAFRAIVATEEECYRALGAIHRKWPMVPGRFKDYISTPKRNGYRSLHTSVFHAGDNRIEIQIRTQAMHAQAEHGLAAHWSYKQNEVRPDTQVRWIQDLVEILENAESPEELLEHTKMAMYQDRIFAFTPRGELIQLPKGATPIDFAYAVHTDLGDQAVGAKVNGRVLPLRTEIENGDQVQILRSKAQTPQPNWLNFAITGKARAAIRRHIRHRERDETVALGHKLYDDIVARLPVPVGADAVPDALKRLKLHDEGALMEAIARQQVTDAAVMEALMPGSAEGADTMMLPQLHAISIKGLTPGMAFDLAECCRPVPGDRIVGVRRPGMPIEVHGITCALLADGEDADWVDLAWGDKAEGGTARVNVTLKNEPGALGAVATIIGAHKANILGIRMDNRDTTFHTNTIDLEVRDATHLMKLLASLRAADAVSAAERG, from the coding sequence GTGTTACGCCAATATGAACTCGTCGATCGGGTGCTGAGCTACGATCCCAACGCCAACGAGGCGTTGCTCAACCGCGCCTATGTCTTTTCGATGCACGCGCATGGCAGCCAGAAACGCGCCTCGGGCGATCCCTATTTCAGCCATCCGATCGAGGTGGCGGGGATCCTGACCGACCTGCATCTCGACGACGAGACGATCGCAACCGCGATCCTGCACGACACGATCGAGGATACCGTAGCTACCCCTGAGGAAATCCTTGCCAAGTTCGGCCCGGCGGTCGCACGGATGGTCGACGGCGTCACCAAATTGTCGAAGATCGAGGCGCAGACCGAAAGCCAGCGCGCCGCCGAAAACCTACGCAAGTTCCTGCTGGCGATGTCCGACGACATTCGCGTGCTGCTGGTGAAGCTGGCCGACCGGCTGCACAACATGCGAACGCTGCACCACATCGCCAAGCCCGAGAAACGCCGCCGCATCGCCAAGGAGACGATGGACATCTATGCCCCGCTCGCCGAGCGGATCGGCATGTACGAGTTCATGAAGGAGATGCAGACGCTCGCCTTTCGCGAGCTCGAGCCCGAGGCGTATGAATCGATCACCCGGCGGCTGACCGCGCTCAAGGAGGGCGGCGAACGGATCGGCAAGATCGGCGCGGGGCTCGAGCAACTGCTGTCGCGAGTCGGGATCGAGGCAGCAGTGTCGGGCCGCGAGAAGCACCCCTATTCGATCTGGCGCAAGATGTCCGAGCGGCATGTCAGCCTCGACCAGCTGTCGGACATCATGGCGTTCCGTGCGATCGTCGCGACCGAGGAGGAATGCTATCGCGCGCTGGGCGCGATCCACCGCAAATGGCCGATGGTGCCGGGGCGGTTCAAGGATTACATCTCGACCCCCAAGCGCAACGGCTATCGATCGCTCCACACCAGCGTGTTCCATGCCGGCGACAACCGGATCGAGATCCAGATCCGAACGCAGGCGATGCACGCACAGGCCGAACACGGGCTGGCGGCGCATTGGTCGTACAAGCAGAACGAGGTGCGCCCCGACACCCAGGTGCGCTGGATCCAGGACCTGGTCGAGATCCTCGAAAATGCCGAGAGTCCCGAGGAGCTGCTCGAACATACCAAGATGGCGATGTACCAGGATCGCATCTTCGCCTTCACCCCGCGCGGCGAGCTGATCCAGCTGCCCAAGGGCGCGACGCCCATCGACTTTGCCTATGCGGTACATACCGATCTTGGCGACCAGGCGGTGGGGGCGAAGGTGAATGGCCGCGTGCTGCCGCTGCGCACCGAGATCGAGAATGGGGACCAGGTGCAGATCTTGCGATCGAAGGCGCAGACGCCGCAGCCCAATTGGCTGAACTTCGCGATCACCGGCAAGGCGCGCGCTGCGATCCGCCGCCACATCCGCCACCGCGAGCGCGACGAGACCGTGGCGCTGGGGCATAAATTGTACGACGACATCGTCGCGCGGCTGCCGGTGCCGGTGGGCGCCGATGCGGTGCCTGACGCGCTCAAGCGGTTGAAGCTGCACGACGAAGGCGCGTTGATGGAGGCCATCGCGCGCCAACAGGTGACCGATGCCGCGGTGATGGAAGCGCTGATGCCGGGTTCGGCCGAAGGCGCCGACACGATGATGCTGCCGCAGCTCCACGCGATCAGCATCAAGGGGCTTACCCCGGGCATGGCGTTCGACCTCGCCGAATGCTGCCGCCCGGTGCCCGGCGACCGGATCGTCGGGGTACGGCGGCCGGGGATGCCGATCGAAGTCCATGGCATCACCTGCGCGCTGCTGGCCGACGGCGAAGACGCCGACTGGGTCGATCTCGCCTGGGGCGACAAGGCCGAGGGCGGGACCGCGCGGGTGAACGTGACGCTCAAGAACGAGCCCGGCGCGTTGGGCGCGGTCGCGACGATCATCGGCGCACACAAGGCGAACATCCTCGGCATCCGCATGGATAATCGCGACACGACGTTCCACACCAATACGATCGACCTCGAGGTGCGCGACGCGACGCACCTGATGAAGCTGCTGGCGTCGCTGCGCGCGGCGGATGCGGTGAGCGCGGCGGAGCGGGGGTAG
- a CDS encoding acyl-CoA thioesterase encodes MHHHQLSIAPSDIDHMGHVNNAVYLNWVQEAVVAYWETVAPAEAVARHLWVALKHEITYRRPAFLDDALIATVVAERVEGARAFFTTLIKRGEDVLAEVESSWCALDSDTRRPIRVAKDIAGRFLRG; translated from the coding sequence ATGCACCATCATCAGCTTTCGATCGCGCCGAGCGACATCGACCATATGGGGCACGTCAACAACGCGGTGTACCTCAACTGGGTGCAGGAAGCCGTGGTTGCCTATTGGGAGACGGTCGCGCCCGCCGAGGCGGTGGCGCGGCACCTGTGGGTCGCGCTCAAGCATGAGATCACCTATCGCCGCCCCGCGTTCCTCGACGATGCGCTGATCGCCACCGTCGTCGCCGAGCGCGTCGAGGGCGCGCGCGCGTTCTTCACGACGCTGATCAAGCGCGGCGAGGATGTGTTGGCCGAAGTCGAAAGCAGCTGGTGCGCGCTCGACTCGGATACGCGACGCCCGATCCGCGTCGCCAAGGATATCGCGGGTCGGTTCCTGCGCGGCTGA